A stretch of the Bradyrhizobium arachidis genome encodes the following:
- a CDS encoding NAD(P)/FAD-dependent oxidoreductase translates to MDRVDCVVVGAGVVGLAVARRLAHAGREVIVLESEEAIGTITSSRNSEVIHAGIYYRAGSWMARMCVSGKHALYRYCQDHGIPHKNCGKLIVATTPKETEKLQSIKAHAEANGVLDMQMLPGEAARALEPALACDAALLSPSTGIVDSHAYMLSLRGEAEAAGTFFAFHTPILRAKAAGGVIEIEAGGEAPMTLQCSLLVNAAGLSATTVARNVDGMPLERIPPAYLAKGNYFSCSARAPFSHLIYPVPEPGGLGVHLTLDMAGQARFGPDVEWVEEIDYAVDPARAERFYPAIRKYWPTLPDGALMPSYSGIRPKIVPPAVATQDFLMQGPRDHGVEGLINLFGIESPGLTSSLAIADHVAELANI, encoded by the coding sequence ATGGATAGAGTCGATTGCGTCGTTGTCGGAGCCGGAGTCGTCGGGCTTGCGGTGGCGAGGCGCCTTGCACACGCTGGACGCGAAGTGATCGTGCTGGAGTCCGAGGAGGCCATCGGCACCATCACCTCCTCGCGCAACAGCGAGGTGATCCATGCCGGGATCTACTACCGGGCCGGGAGCTGGATGGCGCGGATGTGCGTCAGCGGCAAGCACGCGCTGTACCGCTACTGCCAGGACCACGGCATCCCGCACAAGAATTGCGGCAAGCTGATCGTCGCGACCACTCCGAAAGAGACCGAGAAGCTGCAGTCGATCAAGGCCCATGCCGAGGCCAATGGCGTGCTCGACATGCAGATGCTGCCGGGCGAGGCAGCGCGGGCGCTGGAGCCGGCGCTCGCCTGCGACGCCGCACTGCTGTCGCCGTCGACCGGGATCGTCGACAGCCATGCCTACATGCTGTCGCTGCGCGGCGAGGCCGAAGCGGCCGGGACGTTCTTTGCCTTCCACACGCCCATCCTGCGCGCCAAGGCGGCGGGCGGTGTCATCGAAATCGAAGCCGGTGGCGAGGCGCCGATGACGTTGCAATGCAGCCTGCTCGTCAACGCGGCCGGTCTTTCGGCGACGACGGTGGCGCGCAACGTCGACGGCATGCCGCTGGAGCGGATTCCGCCGGCCTATCTCGCCAAGGGAAACTATTTCAGTTGCAGCGCCAGAGCGCCGTTCTCGCACCTGATCTACCCGGTGCCCGAGCCGGGCGGACTAGGCGTGCACCTGACGCTCGACATGGCGGGCCAGGCGCGCTTCGGGCCCGACGTCGAATGGGTCGAAGAGATCGATTACGCGGTCGATCCGGCGCGCGCCGAACGGTTCTATCCGGCGATCCGCAAATACTGGCCGACCTTGCCGGACGGCGCGCTGATGCCGAGCTATTCGGGCATACGGCCGAAGATCGTCCCGCCGGCGGTGGCGACGCAGGATTTCCTGATGCAAGGCCCGCGCGACCACGGCGTCGAGGGCCTGATCAATCTGTTCGGCATCGAGTCGCCCGGACTGACGTCGTCGCTTGCGATCGCCGACCACGTGGCCGAGCTCGCAAACATCTAA
- a CDS encoding YdcH family protein: MTIQAHLVELERKHKLLENELHEALVHLSTDDLQIVELKRRKLMVKDQIERLRHNSDDTLH, from the coding sequence ATGACAATTCAGGCACATCTTGTTGAATTGGAGCGGAAACACAAACTTCTCGAAAACGAATTGCACGAAGCTCTCGTGCACCTTTCAACAGACGACCTGCAAATTGTTGAGTTGAAGCGCCGGAAGTTGATGGTCAAGGACCAGATCGAGCGACTCCGACATAACTCGGACGACACGCTCCACTAG
- a CDS encoding YdcH family protein — protein MMNEDERELEAELARLQQEHRDLDAAIDALHQSPAPDLLRLQRLKKRKLLLRDRIAFIEDQITPDIIA, from the coding sequence ATGATGAACGAAGACGAGCGCGAACTCGAAGCCGAGCTCGCCCGGTTGCAGCAAGAACACCGAGATCTCGATGCCGCGATCGATGCGCTGCATCAATCGCCGGCCCCCGACCTGTTGCGGCTCCAGCGGTTGAAGAAACGCAAGCTGTTGTTGCGCGACCGGATCGCCTTCATCGAAGACCAGATTACGCCCGACATCATCGCCTGA
- a CDS encoding GGDEF domain-containing protein: MRKPKRAKAARKLAKSPAKSPAKSPARSLARSLAKTPAKSRKAGKTRSRVAAKAVHKTRPNGVKPDDTRATIRNLRTKLTQALRRIDELEAAADTDFLLGIPNRRGFERELHRAIAYMKRYRASGALIVLDVDRLKPINDAFGHAAGDEVLKTIVATLTRQVRSSDVVGRLGGDEFALLLWNLSATDAKAKAVTFEEAIDELSFTFRGQSVNAGASAGVALLGSHAEAGRALEEADAAMYVRKAQRRHEPRIRIVAG; this comes from the coding sequence ATGAGAAAGCCAAAAAGGGCAAAAGCTGCCAGGAAGCTTGCGAAGAGCCCCGCCAAGAGTCCCGCCAAGAGCCCTGCCAGGAGCCTTGCCAGGAGCCTTGCCAAGACACCCGCGAAAAGCCGGAAAGCCGGCAAGACCCGAAGCCGGGTGGCGGCGAAGGCCGTGCACAAGACCAGGCCCAACGGAGTCAAACCGGACGATACCAGGGCGACGATCCGGAACCTGCGGACCAAGCTGACCCAGGCGCTGCGGCGGATCGACGAGCTCGAGGCTGCCGCCGATACCGACTTCCTGCTCGGCATCCCGAACCGGCGCGGTTTTGAGCGCGAGCTTCATCGCGCCATCGCCTACATGAAGCGCTACCGCGCCAGCGGTGCCCTGATCGTGCTCGACGTCGATCGGCTGAAGCCGATCAACGACGCGTTCGGCCATGCCGCCGGCGATGAGGTTTTGAAGACGATTGTCGCGACGCTGACGCGGCAGGTCCGTTCCTCCGATGTGGTCGGCCGTCTCGGCGGCGACGAGTTTGCGCTGCTGTTGTGGAATCTCAGCGCGACCGACGCCAAGGCCAAGGCGGTGACGTTCGAGGAGGCGATCGACGAATTGTCATTCACCTTCCGCGGCCAGAGCGTGAATGCCGGTGCGTCCGCCGGCGTCGCGCTGCTCGGCTCGCACGCCGAAGCAGGCCGTGCGCTGGAAGAAGCCGATGCCGCGATGTATGTGCGCAAGGCGCAGCGCCGGCACGAGCCGCGGATCAGGATCGTCGCGGGTTAG
- the purE gene encoding 5-(carboxyamino)imidazole ribonucleotide mutase, whose protein sequence is MTAPIAIIMGSQSDWETMRHAAETLTQLGVASENRIVSAHRTPDRLFAFARGAKAAGFKVIIAGAGGAAHLPGMAASLTELPVFGVPVESKTLKGVDSLYSIVQMPAGIPVGTLAIGKAGAINAALLAASVLALSDPALSSRLAAWRKAQTDAVAERPEDKA, encoded by the coding sequence ATGACCGCGCCGATCGCCATCATCATGGGAAGCCAGTCCGACTGGGAGACCATGCGGCACGCAGCCGAAACCCTGACCCAGCTCGGGGTCGCCAGTGAAAACCGCATCGTCTCGGCGCACCGAACGCCCGACCGACTGTTCGCCTTTGCCAGGGGTGCCAAGGCGGCCGGCTTCAAGGTCATCATCGCGGGCGCCGGCGGTGCTGCGCATTTGCCCGGCATGGCCGCGTCCTTGACGGAACTGCCGGTGTTCGGCGTGCCCGTCGAATCCAAGACCCTCAAGGGCGTCGATTCGCTTTACTCGATCGTGCAGATGCCCGCGGGCATCCCGGTCGGCACGCTGGCGATCGGCAAGGCCGGCGCGATCAACGCCGCACTGCTCGCGGCAAGCGTGCTCGCGCTCTCCGATCCGGCTCTGTCCAGCCGGCTGGCGGCCTGGCGCAAGGCGCAGACCGACGCCGTGGCCGAGCGCCCGGAGGACAAGGCGTGA
- a CDS encoding 5-(carboxyamino)imidazole ribonucleotide synthase, with amino-acid sequence MTGTNRVKLKPGDTIGILGGGQLGRMLAMAAARLGLRCQVFSPDPDSPAFDVVLNATCAEYADVEALELFAGDVDVITYEFENVPSAAAMVLDARRPVLPNRKILETTQDRLAEKDFVTRLGIGTAAYADVTSVASLREAILRIGLPAVLKTRRFGYDGKGQAIIRDGDDIAKVWTSLGTKSAILEAFVPFEREISVIAARAADGQVECFDVTENEHRDHILKISRAPAPIPDDLAEEALRIAGQIATALDYVGVLAVEMFVLANGTGPKVLVNEIAPRVHNSGHWTLDGASVSQFEQHIRAIAGWPLGKPVRHGEVTMTNLIGDEITRYEEWLTVPGATVHIYGKGTPKPGRKMGHVTEVIRPNGK; translated from the coding sequence GTGACTGGGACCAATCGGGTGAAGCTGAAGCCCGGCGACACCATCGGAATCCTCGGCGGCGGACAGTTGGGCCGGATGCTGGCGATGGCCGCGGCGCGGCTCGGCCTGCGCTGCCAGGTGTTCTCGCCCGATCCGGATTCGCCGGCCTTCGACGTCGTGCTCAACGCGACCTGCGCCGAATATGCCGACGTCGAGGCGCTGGAGCTGTTCGCGGGCGACGTCGACGTCATCACCTACGAATTCGAGAACGTGCCCTCCGCCGCCGCAATGGTGCTGGACGCGCGGCGTCCCGTGCTGCCCAACCGCAAGATCCTGGAGACGACCCAGGATCGTCTCGCGGAGAAGGATTTTGTGACGCGGCTCGGCATCGGTACCGCCGCTTACGCCGATGTCACCTCGGTCGCGTCGTTGCGCGAGGCGATCCTCAGGATCGGCCTTCCGGCGGTGCTGAAGACGCGCCGCTTCGGCTATGACGGCAAGGGCCAGGCGATCATCCGCGACGGCGACGACATCGCGAAGGTCTGGACCAGCCTCGGTACCAAGTCCGCGATCCTGGAAGCCTTCGTGCCGTTCGAGCGCGAGATTTCGGTGATCGCCGCGCGCGCGGCCGACGGCCAGGTCGAATGTTTCGACGTCACCGAGAACGAGCACCGCGACCACATCCTCAAGATCTCGCGTGCGCCTGCGCCGATCCCCGACGACCTCGCAGAAGAGGCGCTGCGCATCGCAGGCCAGATCGCCACCGCGCTCGACTATGTCGGCGTGCTCGCGGTCGAGATGTTCGTGCTCGCCAACGGCACGGGCCCGAAGGTGCTGGTCAACGAGATCGCCCCGCGCGTGCACAATTCAGGGCACTGGACGCTCGACGGCGCCTCCGTCTCGCAATTCGAGCAGCACATCCGCGCCATCGCAGGCTGGCCGCTCGGCAAGCCGGTGCGTCACGGCGAGGTCACCATGACCAATCTGATCGGCGACGAGATCACCCGGTACGAGGAATGGCTCACCGTTCCCGGGGCTACCGTCCACATCTACGGCAAGGGCACACCCAAGCCCGGCCGCAAGATGGGCCACGTCACCGAAGTCATCCGCCCTAACGGCAAGTAA
- the aqpZ gene encoding aquaporin Z codes for MDYTKKYAAEAIGTFWLTFAGCGSAVIAAGFPQVGIGLVGVSLAFGLSVVTMAYAIGHISGCHLNPAVTVGLAAGGRFPTGQILPYVIAQVVGAIVAAALLYVIANGAPGFDVTKGFASNGYGTHSPGQYGMVVCFLTEVVMTMMFLFIIMGATHGRAPAGFAPLAIGLALVMIHLVSIPVTNTSVNPARSTGPALFVGGWALAQLWLFWVAPLIGGALGGVIYRWLSEEPSGVVAGVKTA; via the coding sequence ATGGACTACACCAAAAAATACGCTGCCGAGGCCATCGGCACCTTCTGGCTGACATTTGCAGGCTGTGGCAGTGCCGTCATCGCGGCCGGCTTTCCCCAGGTCGGCATAGGCCTGGTCGGCGTCTCCCTGGCGTTCGGGCTCAGCGTCGTCACCATGGCCTACGCGATCGGCCATATCTCGGGCTGCCATCTCAATCCGGCCGTCACGGTCGGGCTCGCCGCCGGCGGACGTTTCCCGACCGGCCAGATCCTGCCCTATGTGATTGCGCAGGTGGTGGGCGCGATCGTCGCCGCCGCGCTGCTCTATGTGATTGCGAACGGGGCACCCGGCTTCGACGTGACAAAGGGCTTTGCGTCGAACGGCTATGGCACGCACTCGCCGGGCCAGTACGGCATGGTGGTGTGCTTCCTCACCGAGGTGGTGATGACCATGATGTTCCTCTTCATCATCATGGGGGCGACCCATGGCCGTGCGCCCGCAGGCTTCGCGCCGCTTGCGATCGGGCTCGCGCTGGTGATGATCCACCTCGTCAGCATCCCCGTCACCAACACCTCGGTGAACCCCGCGCGCAGCACGGGGCCCGCGCTGTTCGTCGGCGGCTGGGCGCTGGCGCAGCTCTGGCTGTTCTGGGTCGCACCATTGATCGGCGGCGCGCTCGGCGGCGTGATCTATCGCTGGCTCAGCGAGGAACCGAGCGGCGTCGTTGCGGGCGTGAAGACGGCCTGA
- the rpsU gene encoding 30S ribosomal protein S21 produces the protein MQVLVRDNNVDQALKALKKKMQREGIFREMKLRGHYEKPSEKKAREKAEAVRRARKLARKKLQREGLLPMKPKPVFGAGPGGDRGAGGRGGPGAGPRGPR, from the coding sequence GTGCAGGTTCTCGTTCGCGATAACAATGTCGATCAAGCCCTCAAGGCGCTGAAGAAGAAGATGCAGCGTGAGGGTATTTTCCGCGAGATGAAGCTCCGCGGTCACTACGAAAAGCCCTCCGAGAAGAAGGCCCGCGAAAAGGCCGAAGCCGTGCGCCGCGCGCGCAAGCTGGCCCGCAAGAAGCTGCAGCGTGAAGGCCTGCTGCCGATGAAGCCGAAGCCCGTGTTCGGCGCCGGCCCCGGTGGTGACCGTGGCGCTGGCGGCCGTGGCGGCCCGGGTGCAGGTCCGCGCGGACCGCGCTAA
- a CDS encoding tetratricopeptide repeat protein — translation MATPLPERSPAWHQLWRQRWRSSVTLALTALALTGCSFDLGSLMPEKEKPQDAPKAAAPAETAVSPASVTEAQTHTTRGQTLAKSGQTAEALDEFNRAVALDPYNAQALYGRALIYQASNQQEFAIADFSAASGLNPQKAEPLLGRATSYLAIGKVKEAASDLDEASEADPHNAQVWTTRGLAYERLGDKAKAAASYTKAVALRPRDDAARSGLARVGG, via the coding sequence ATGGCGACCCCTCTCCCTGAGCGTAGTCCGGCATGGCACCAACTTTGGCGCCAACGTTGGCGCAGCTCGGTCACGCTTGCCCTGACCGCGCTCGCGCTCACCGGCTGCTCGTTCGATCTGGGCTCGCTGATGCCGGAGAAGGAGAAGCCGCAGGACGCGCCCAAGGCTGCCGCTCCAGCCGAGACCGCCGTCAGCCCCGCCAGCGTCACCGAGGCCCAGACGCACACCACGCGCGGCCAGACGCTGGCAAAGTCCGGACAGACCGCGGAAGCGCTGGACGAGTTCAATCGCGCGGTCGCGCTCGATCCCTACAACGCGCAGGCGCTGTACGGCCGCGCGCTGATCTACCAGGCGAGCAATCAGCAAGAATTCGCGATTGCGGATTTCAGCGCCGCAAGCGGCCTCAATCCGCAGAAGGCCGAGCCGCTGCTCGGCCGCGCCACCAGCTATCTCGCGATCGGCAAGGTCAAGGAAGCCGCATCAGACCTGGACGAGGCGTCCGAGGCCGATCCGCACAATGCACAGGTCTGGACGACGCGCGGGCTCGCCTATGAGCGCCTGGGCGACAAGGCCAAGGCGGCGGCGTCCTACACCAAGGCCGTCGCCTTGCGCCCACGCGACGACGCCGCACGCAGCGGGCTTGCCCGCGTCGGCGGCTGA
- a CDS encoding cupin domain-containing protein, translated as MLAARSEVQVDTSEVRVTEWRLAPGSATGHHTHGMDYVIVPVTAGEMTIVAPNGERSRAQLAAGKSYFRKAGVEHDVLNETSTEIVFLEIELKP; from the coding sequence ATGTTAGCCGCCAGGTCCGAAGTTCAGGTCGACACGTCAGAGGTCCGGGTCACGGAGTGGCGGCTGGCGCCAGGCAGTGCCACCGGGCATCACACCCACGGCATGGACTATGTGATCGTTCCCGTGACCGCGGGGGAGATGACCATCGTGGCGCCCAATGGCGAGCGGTCCAGGGCCCAGCTTGCGGCCGGCAAGTCCTATTTCCGCAAGGCGGGGGTGGAACACGACGTACTTAACGAAACCTCAACCGAGATCGTATTCCTTGAGATTGAGCTGAAGCCGTAA
- a CDS encoding calcium:proton antiporter, translating into MSSHGPMPRSSWIFPALAVLLFLIVTATGYGFTVSVGGFVFAVVLLVILFGTVFAAVHHSEVIAERIGEPYGTLLLTLAVTIIEVALITTIMLGDKPAPELARDTVFAVVMIVCNGLVGLCVLIGGLRYREQGFQVSGANVYLSVLFVLATMTLIMPNYTLTTPGPIYSALQLGFVDLVTIVLYGVFLYTQMVLHRDYFVNDAGDGKGGAAHLSGKILALSIVLLLISLLAVVLLAKKFSLVVDAVAAMIGAPPAFAGLVVALLILMPEGVSAISAARKNDLQKSINLALGSSLATIGLTIPAVGIATYALDQPLVLGLNPQNTVLLLLTFFLSMLTFGTGRTNVLFGLVHLVVFAVYVFMVFVP; encoded by the coding sequence ATGAGCTCTCACGGACCGATGCCGCGGTCGTCCTGGATCTTTCCCGCACTCGCCGTGCTTTTGTTCTTGATCGTCACCGCGACGGGCTACGGCTTCACCGTGTCGGTCGGCGGATTCGTATTCGCGGTCGTCCTGCTGGTGATCCTGTTCGGCACGGTGTTCGCGGCGGTGCATCACTCCGAGGTGATCGCGGAACGGATCGGCGAGCCCTACGGGACGCTGCTGTTGACGCTCGCGGTGACCATCATCGAGGTCGCGCTGATCACCACAATCATGCTTGGCGACAAGCCGGCTCCGGAGCTCGCGCGCGACACCGTGTTCGCGGTGGTGATGATCGTGTGCAACGGCCTTGTCGGCCTCTGCGTTCTGATCGGAGGCCTGCGCTATCGCGAGCAGGGATTTCAGGTCTCCGGCGCCAACGTCTATCTCAGCGTCCTGTTCGTGCTGGCGACCATGACGCTGATCATGCCGAACTACACGCTGACCACGCCGGGGCCGATCTATTCCGCGCTCCAGCTCGGCTTCGTCGACCTGGTCACGATCGTGCTCTACGGCGTATTCCTCTACACCCAGATGGTCCTGCACCGGGACTACTTCGTGAACGATGCCGGGGACGGCAAGGGCGGTGCAGCCCATCTGTCGGGCAAGATCCTGGCGCTCAGCATCGTGCTGCTGCTGATCTCGCTGCTCGCCGTGGTGTTGCTCGCCAAGAAGTTTTCGCTGGTGGTCGACGCCGTCGCGGCCATGATCGGCGCGCCGCCAGCCTTCGCCGGCCTCGTGGTTGCGCTGCTGATCCTGATGCCGGAAGGCGTCTCGGCGATATCGGCCGCGCGCAAGAACGACCTCCAGAAGAGCATCAATCTGGCCCTGGGCTCCTCGCTCGCCACGATCGGGTTGACGATCCCGGCGGTCGGGATCGCCACCTACGCGCTCGACCAGCCGCTGGTGCTGGGCCTCAACCCCCAAAATACCGTGCTTCTGCTGCTGACCTTCTTCCTGAGCATGCTGACCTTCGGCACGGGCAGGACCAACGTTCTGTTCGGGCTGGTCCATCTGGTGGTATTTGCCGTCTACGTGTTCATGGTGTTCGTGCCGTAG
- a CDS encoding alpha/beta hydrolase, with protein sequence MTVLKWIAIILAAGYLAGLALLYFKQREMLFPIPPVGRTAPDVAGLAEAEEHVLTTSDGEKVIVWHVPAKPGRPVILFFHGNGDFLAGRVSRFKGMTADGTGLVALSFRGYAGSSGSPSEEGLMRDAAAAYAFTTARYAAERIVVWGFSLGTGVAVALASEQPVRKLILEAPYTSTVDVAASMFPIVPVRLLMRDPFRSDQRISRVTVPLLIMHGTDDPAIPIVFGERLFALAHEPKQFVRFPGGGHENLDGFGAIETARRFINGN encoded by the coding sequence ATGACAGTCCTGAAGTGGATCGCGATCATCCTTGCGGCCGGCTATCTCGCCGGCCTCGCGCTGCTCTATTTCAAGCAGCGCGAGATGTTGTTTCCGATTCCGCCGGTCGGACGCACGGCCCCTGACGTTGCCGGTCTCGCCGAGGCGGAAGAGCATGTCCTGACCACGTCCGACGGCGAGAAGGTCATCGTCTGGCATGTGCCGGCAAAGCCCGGCCGTCCCGTCATTCTCTTTTTCCATGGCAATGGCGATTTCCTCGCCGGCCGCGTCAGTCGCTTCAAGGGCATGACTGCCGACGGCACCGGTCTCGTGGCGCTGTCCTTTCGCGGCTACGCCGGCTCGAGCGGGTCGCCGAGCGAAGAGGGGCTGATGCGGGATGCCGCGGCCGCCTACGCCTTCACGACGGCGCGCTATGCCGCGGAGCGCATCGTCGTCTGGGGCTTTTCGCTCGGGACCGGAGTCGCGGTCGCGCTCGCCTCCGAGCAGCCGGTTCGCAAGCTGATCCTGGAAGCGCCCTACACCTCGACGGTGGATGTCGCCGCCTCGATGTTCCCGATCGTGCCGGTGCGTTTGCTGATGCGCGATCCATTTCGCTCGGATCAGCGGATCTCGCGCGTCACGGTGCCGCTGCTGATCATGCACGGCACCGACGATCCCGCGATTCCCATCGTGTTCGGCGAAAGGCTGTTTGCGCTGGCTCACGAGCCGAAACAGTTCGTTCGCTTCCCGGGCGGCGGACATGAGAATCTCGATGGCTTTGGCGCCATCGAGACGGCGCGACGTTTCATCAACGGCAACTGA
- a CDS encoding NAD(P)(+) transhydrogenase (Re/Si-specific) subunit beta produces MNANLSALLYLVAGVLFILSLRGLSSPASSRQGNLFGMIGMAIAVATTLANHPPADALAWVLVIVGIAIGAAVGAVIARRVPMTSMPELVAAFHSLVGMAAVLVAAGAFYAPEAFDIGTPGHIHAQSLVEMSLGVAIGALTFTGSVIAFLKLSARMSGAPIILPFRHIINIAIAAALVFFIVGLVVSGSAFDFWMIVILALVLGVLMIIPIGGADMPVVISMLNSYSGWAAAGIGFTLGNSALIITGALVGSSGAILSYIMCHAMNRSFISVILGGFGGETAAAGGGTGEQKPAKLGSADDAAFIMKNASKVIIVPGYGMAVAQAQHALREMADMLKKEGVEVKYAIHPVAGRMPGHMNVLLAEANVPYDEVFELEDINSEFAQADIAFVIGANDVTNPAAEEDKTSPIYGMPVLQVWKAGTVMFIKRSLASGYAGIDNPLFYRDNTMMLLGDAKKVTENIVKAM; encoded by the coding sequence ATGAACGCCAATCTCTCTGCATTGTTGTATCTCGTGGCGGGGGTGCTGTTCATCCTGTCGCTGCGGGGATTGTCGAGCCCGGCCTCTTCGCGCCAGGGCAATTTGTTCGGCATGATCGGCATGGCGATCGCGGTCGCGACCACGCTTGCCAACCATCCGCCGGCTGACGCTCTCGCCTGGGTGCTCGTCATCGTCGGCATCGCCATCGGCGCCGCGGTCGGTGCTGTCATCGCGCGCCGCGTTCCGATGACATCGATGCCGGAACTGGTCGCCGCCTTCCACTCGCTGGTCGGCATGGCCGCGGTGCTGGTCGCCGCCGGCGCGTTCTACGCGCCCGAAGCCTTCGACATCGGCACGCCCGGCCACATCCATGCGCAGAGCCTCGTTGAAATGTCGCTCGGCGTCGCCATCGGCGCGCTGACCTTCACCGGCTCCGTGATCGCGTTCCTGAAACTGTCCGCGCGGATGAGCGGTGCGCCGATCATCCTGCCGTTCCGCCACATCATCAACATCGCGATCGCTGCCGCGCTGGTGTTCTTCATCGTCGGGCTGGTGGTCTCCGGCAGCGCATTCGACTTCTGGATGATCGTCATCCTGGCGCTGGTGCTCGGCGTGCTCATGATCATCCCGATCGGCGGCGCCGACATGCCGGTCGTGATCTCGATGCTCAACTCCTATTCGGGCTGGGCGGCCGCCGGCATCGGCTTCACGCTCGGCAACTCCGCGCTGATCATCACCGGCGCGCTGGTGGGTTCGTCGGGCGCGATCCTGTCCTACATCATGTGCCACGCGATGAACCGGTCCTTCATCTCGGTCATCCTCGGCGGTTTTGGCGGCGAGACCGCGGCAGCCGGCGGTGGAACCGGCGAGCAGAAGCCGGCAAAACTTGGCTCGGCTGACGATGCGGCCTTCATCATGAAGAACGCCTCCAAGGTCATCATCGTGCCCGGCTACGGCATGGCGGTGGCGCAGGCCCAGCATGCGCTGCGCGAAATGGCTGACATGCTGAAGAAGGAAGGCGTCGAGGTGAAGTACGCCATCCACCCGGTCGCGGGCCGCATGCCCGGCCACATGAACGTGCTGCTGGCGGAAGCCAACGTGCCCTATGACGAGGTGTTCGAGCTCGAGGACATCAACTCCGAATTCGCGCAGGCCGACATCGCCTTCGTGATCGGCGCCAACGACGTCACCAACCCGGCCGCCGAAGAGGACAAGACCTCGCCGATCTACGGCATGCCCGTGCTCCAGGTCTGGAAGGCCGGCACCGTGATGTTCATCAAGCGCTCGCTGGCCTCGGGTTACGCCGGCATCGACAATCCCTTGTTCTACCGCGACAACACCATGATGCTGCTCGGTGACGCCAAGAAGGTGACCGAGAACATCGTCAAGGCGATGTAA
- a CDS encoding proton-translocating transhydrogenase family protein, translated as MEHAAQVVDPFVFRLSIFVLAVFVGYFVVWSVTPALHTPLMSVTNAISSVIVVGALLAGGVANVSSGSGWARAFGFVALIFACVNIFGGFLVTQRMLAMYKKKSK; from the coding sequence ATGGAGCATGCTGCACAGGTCGTCGATCCCTTCGTGTTTCGGCTGTCGATTTTCGTGCTTGCCGTTTTCGTCGGCTATTTCGTGGTGTGGTCGGTGACCCCTGCGCTGCACACGCCGCTGATGTCGGTCACCAACGCGATCTCCTCGGTGATCGTGGTCGGTGCGCTGCTCGCAGGCGGCGTCGCGAACGTATCGAGCGGTTCGGGCTGGGCACGCGCCTTCGGCTTCGTCGCTCTGATCTTCGCCTGCGTGAACATTTTTGGCGGCTTCCTTGTCACCCAGCGCATGCTGGCGATGTACAAGAAGAAGTCGAAGTAA